In Perca fluviatilis chromosome 14, GENO_Pfluv_1.0, whole genome shotgun sequence, a genomic segment contains:
- the LOC120572817 gene encoding zinc finger protein 239-like produces the protein MEDQTSDQNPEQRSNKVPRRQAAGSDSDTTDVQKQRGTEGLKRHHCQHCDKSFTTSTYLKIHQRVHTGENLHSCDQCGAAFTQQSHLKTHQRLHTGEKPDSCDQCGAAFSQQSSLKTHQRIHTGEKPYSCDQCGAAFTQQSSLKTHQRIHTGEKLYNCDQCGAAFTLQSNLTSHQRIHTGDKPHSCDICEKAFTTKRDVEIHRLVHTGVKPYWCDRCGKTFSQSSHLKCHQRIHTGEKPYWCEQCGKTFSNSGHLKVHQRIHTGEKPYWCECGKTFSNSSHLKVHQRIHTGEKPYWCEQCGKTFSNSSSLKRHQRIHTASL, from the exons atggaggaccAGACCTCCGACCAGAACCCGGAGCAGCGGAGCAACAAGGTCCCCAGAAGACAAGCAGCAGGCTCGGACTCTGATACCACCgatgttcag AAACAGAGAGGGACAGAAGGACTCAAACGTCACCACTGTCagcactgtgacaaatccttcacaacGTCAACgtatttaaagattcatcagagagttcacactggagagaatctgcacagctgtgatcaatgtggggcagctttcacacaacagagtcacctaaaaacacatcaacgccttcacactggagagaagccagacagctgtgatcaatgtggcgCAGCTTTCTCACAACAGAGTTCcctaaaaacacatcaacgcattcacactggagagaagccatacagctgtgatcaatgtggggcagctttcacacaacagagttccctaaaaacacatcaacgcattcacactggagagaagctgtACAACTGTGATCagtgtggggcagctttcacactgcAGAGTAACCTTACATCTcaccaacgcattcacactggagacaaACCTCACAGCTGTGATATATGTGAGAAAGCTTTCACCACTAAAAGAGATGTTGAAATCCACCGACTTGTTCACACTGGAGTGAAACCGTACTGGTGTGATCGATGTGGGAAGACTTTTTCTCAGAGTAGTCACCTTAAATgtcaccagcgcattcacactggagagaagccgtactggtgtgaacaatgtgggaaaacgttTTCTAATAGTGGTCACCTTAAAGtccaccagcgcattcacactggagagaagccgtactggtgtgaatgTGGGAAAACGTTTTCTAATAGTAGTCACCTTAAAGtccaccagcgcattcacactggagaaaagccatattggtgtgaacaatgtgggaaaacgttTTCTAATAGTAGTAGCCTTAAAAgacaccagcgcattcacactgcctcGTTGTGA